The sequence below is a genomic window from Thiomonas intermedia.
TCCCAGAAGGGGTGAAACACTGCACTCGAAATCCAGCACTCCCCGGTGGTTCGTCCCACCTCGAGACCGCGCGTGTGTCGCCAGTCTCTATCGCCAGTCGTGCAGAAGCTATGGTAGCGGGTCGGCAGCGGGTCAGGTGAGGGAAGCGTGCTTCTGCAGGGCCGTCGATGGCTCGGTCGCCACGGTCGATTTGGCGACAGCCGACAACGCTTGCGGTGACACGACATGGCCTGCGCTGGCCGTCATCGGCGCCGCAGCCTTGGGCGGCAGCCCCGCCACGCGTTCGAGCTGCTCCTGTTCGGCCAGCACTTTGTCGGCATAGCCGCCCTCGTTCGCATCGGTCGTGGCGCCAACGTAATAGCGCAGCCCCACCCGCACCGAACCCCCGCGGCTGATCGCATCTCTGAGCACCAGGGCGCCCACGCGCATATTGGCCAGCGGATCGATGCTGGCCTGAGGGCCGCCAAAGGGCGCAAATTTGTCACGATGCACGCCGGCCATCACCTGCATGAGCCCGGTGGCGCCCACGCTGCTGGCCGCATAAGGGTTGAATGACGACTCGACGGCCATCACCGCCAGAATCAGCAGCGGATCGAGCTTTTCCTGCCGTCCCACCGTCCAGGCCGCGCTGACGAGCTGGGCCATGGCATTGGGCGCAATGCTGTAGCGTCGCGCCAGCCAGTTGGATACGGTGCGCTGCTGCAGCGTCAGCGCAGGCAAGGCGCTGCTGGGCAGGGGCGCCGCTTGCGCCACGGGCAACAGCACATCGGCCGGCTTCTGCGCCAGAGCCTGCAGCTCATCGGTCGCCGTCTTGCGCGCCATGACCCACTGAGTCAGGCCGCGGTCCAGCGTGCTCATCGCCTTGGGCTGGAAGTACAAATACGCACCACCGGCCACCACAAACAAGCCCACCATCATCAAAGTCTGGTGGGTCAATTCCCAAAAACCTCCCACCAACCGACGCGCGCGCGGCAGGGAAGATTGCATGGCGTTCAACATGGAACACTCCTGTGTCTGAGCGGAACGGGCGAGTGTCGGAGGACAACCAGCGCCAGTTCCCAAGGGCACAGATCCGAAAACACAGGCTCACCAAGGGAGCCCGGCGGCCTAAGATGCGGCCTTGCATAGGGGCCTGCACCGGGGTTGCCGCGACCGATCAATGGGTCGTTCACGGCAAGGCGTGCTTCGGGACGAGTGTGTTGCCTGCCTGAATGTCAGGCGTATTAGGGCAAACACGGATCGAATTTTAGGAACGTCGTTATTCCAGGTCAACGCATAAGGTCTTATCTTTCACTTCTATTAGTTATATGAAATACCGGGATCTGCGTGATTTTCTCTCCCAGTTGGAGGCTCTTTCCCTGCTGCGGCGCACGGCCGAACCCGTCTCGCCTCATCTCGAGATGACGGCCGTCTGCGACGCCCTGCTTCGGGGGGGCGGACCGGCGGTGCTGTTCGAGCGACCGACGGGCCATGCCATGCCGGTGCTGGGCAATCTGTTCGGCACGCCCCAGCGCGTAGCCATGGGCATGGGTGCGAAGGATCTCAGCGAACTGCGCCGGATCGGCGAAGTGCTCGCCCGCCTCAAAGAGCCCGAACCGCCGAAGGGCCTCAAGGACGCCGGCGAGTTGATGCATCTGGTCAAGGCTGTCTGGGACATGCGCCCGAGCACGGTATCGCGCCCCGTCTGCCAGCAGGTCGTACTGGAAGGTGACGAGGTGGACTTGCACCGCTTGCCGATGCAGACCTGCTGGCCGGGCGACGTGGCGCCGCTGCTCACCTGGGGGCTGGTGATCACGCGCGGCCCGCAGGATGTGCCGCGTCCGCGCAAGCGGCAGAACCTGGGCATCTACCGCCAGCAGCGCATCGGCCGCCGCCAGCTCATCATGCGCTGGCTGACGCATCGGGGAGGCGCCCTCGATTTCCGCGAATTCGCCCTGGCCCACCCTGGACAGCCCTTTCCGGTGGCCGTCGCGCTGGGCGCCGACCCGGCCACCACGCTGGGCGCGGTCACCCCCGTGCCCGACACCCTGAGCGAGTACCAGTTCGCGGGGCTGTTGCGCGGCGCCCGCACCGAAGTGGCGCGCTGCGTCGGTCTCGACCTGCAGGTTCCGGCGTCTGCGGAAATCGTGCTCGAAGGTCATCTCCCGCCCGCTGAGCCGGGCTGGCGGGGTGAAAGCGAAACCGGCGTGCCCCTGATGGAGAAAAACGGCTACCTCCATGCCCTCGAAGGGCCGTTCGGCGACCACACCGGGTATTACAACGAGCAGGACTGGTTTCCCGTCTTCGAGGTCCAGCGCATCACCCACCGCGACCAGCCGATCTATCACTCCACCTATACCGGCAAGCCGCCCGATGAACCGGCGGTGCTGGGCGTGGCGCTCAACGAGGTGTTCGTCCCGATTCTGCAGAAACAGTACCCGGAGATCGTCGACTTCTACCTGCCGCCCGAAGGATGCAGCTACCGGCTCGCCGTGGTGTCCATCCGCAAAGCCTATGCCGGTCACGCCAAGCGGGTGATGTTCGGCATCTGGGGCTTTCTGCGGCAGTTCCTCTACACCAAGTTCATCGTCGTCACCGACGCGGATGTGAACATTCGCGACTGGAACGACGTGATCTGGGCCATCACCACCCGCATGGACCCGGTGCGCGACACGCTTCTGGTGGACAACACCCCGATCGACTACCTCGATTTCGCCTCGCCGCAGTCGGGCCTTGGCGGCAAGATGGGACTGGACGCCACCCACAAATGGCCGGGCGAGACCCAGCGCGAATGGGGCCGCGCCATCGTGCCCGACGAAGCCGTGAAAGCGCGCATGCAAAGTCTGATCGACACCTTGTCGGCGCAACCGCCCCCCTGATGAAACGCAAAACTTTCAAGGCCTTGCGCCATGATCACTCAGCCGATTCGGCCATACCCCCATGCCTGGGTCATGTTTGGTCTTGACGGCGCCGACACACGGGGCGTACCTTCAAGTCGTCGTTGCAGTGCAGCTGCTCGGCGAACAGACTGGGTGGAACCCGGACTGTTGTTAGACCCCCCTCATGCATCCCTGCGTGAGATTGACAGGCGGCAGCAAACCCGACTGTCGGACCCCCGGGCCGCACACCTTCAGGTTGGCGGCCCGCTTCTTTTTTGGGGACGCTTCAGCGCATGCCGCCGTGCATGTCCTTGCCCGGCATGGAGGCGTCACTGGCGATCTTGTCCCGCGGCTCCACCTTGAGTTTCACCTCCATGTGCCCGCCTGCCGCGAACTTGATCGTCACAGGTACCGTCTCGCCCACTTTCAACGGCGCTTTCAGGTCCATGAACATAAGGTGATAGCCCGAGCCCGGCTGCATGCGCAAGGTCTTGCCAGCAGGCACCGGAATGGTTTCCACTTCACGCATGCGCATCACGTTGTTCTCCATGCTCATGGTGTGCAGTTCCACATGACCGCAGACGGGCGATGAAGCGGCAACGATCTTGTCATCGGTCTTGCCGTGGTTGACGAGGGTGAGAAAGCCACCGCCGTTGCGGGCGCCGGGTATCGACGGCAGCGCCTGGGCCTGCGTCACCGCGATCGCGCCGGCGCCTTGGGCCAGCGCGGCCGACGCGCTGGTCAGCATCAACACAGCGGGAATCATCGCCAGGGCCTGTCGGCGGGTGAACACGCGGATCGTCATCAAGGTTCTCCTAGAAATCAATACGGCACGGACGCCGCTGCCGATTGTCGGCGAAAATCGCCACAGAAAAGGCGTGCATTTTGTCAGCCTCCGACAATGCGCGGACCGCGGCAAATTGCCGCACTCACGACTCCTGCCCCATGTCAACCTTCGCCCTGCCCTCTTTGCCTCAGCGCATCACCCTCGCGGGAGGATGCTTCTGGTGCCTCGACGCCGCCTACCGTCCCTTGCGCGGCGTGTTGCGCGTGGAGTGCGGCTACAGCAACGGCACCACGCTGCGTCCGAGCTACCGGGAGGTCTGCACCGGCCAGACCGGGCATGCCGAGGTCGTCCGCCTGGACTTCGATCCCGACGTGCTCAATCTGGACACGGTACTGGACGTGTTCTTCGCCATGCACGACCCCACCACCCTGAACCGCCAGGGCAACGACATCGGCACGCAATACCGCTCGGGCATCTACACCCACGACGGCGCCCAGCTCACGGCCGTGCGCGCCTATGTGCAGCGCCTGCGCGACCAGGCGCTGTTCGCCGATCCCATCGTGACCGAGATCGCGCCGGAATCCAACTACAGCCCTGCCGAATCGGAACATCAGGACTATTTCGCCCACCATCCCTACCAGGGGTATTGCGCCGCCGTCATCGCACCCAAGGTGGACAAGCTGCGTCGAAAGTACGCCGCGCTGCTGCGCGAGTCGGCATGATCGCGCAGGGAATCGCACCTTGAGCGGCGCTCAAACCGCGGGCAGCCCCCGCGTCGGCTGGGTCGAGTGGCTGCGCGTTTCGGTTGGCGCGGTGCTCGGCGTTGCCGCCGTCGGGCTGCTGAGCCGCTTCGTCGAAACGGGCACGGGCTGGACGCAGGCCGCCTGGCTGGTCGCCCCCATCGGGGCCAGTGCCGTCATCGTGTTTGCCCTGCCCAGCAGTCCGCTGGGACGGCCGTGGTCGGTCATAGGCGGCAACACGCTGGGTACGCTGATGGGCATCGTCAGCGCGGCCTGGATCGGACCGACCTGGATCGCGGCCGGGGTGGCGGTGGGCGCGGCCATTGCCCTGATGCTGCAGGCCCGCTGCCTTCATCCGCCGGGCGGCGCGGCCGCTTTGCTGGCGGTGCTGACGCACACCACCGACTGGCGCTTCGCCCTCATGCCCGTGGCGCTCAATTCAGCCTTGCTCGTGGCCGCGGCATGGCTCTGGCATGCCGCCACGCGGCGTCCTCACCCCGCACCGTCCGCCGGGGCCGAGGCCCTGTTGCCCAATACCGACGATCTGTCCAGCGCCATCGACGCGGCGGTGACACGCTACGGCGAAGTGCTCGACATCGATCGGGCGACGCTGCGCAACCTGCTTGAAGAAGCGCAGACCCAGGCCTACCGCCAGCGCCTGGACGCCGTGAGCTGCGCCGACATCATGCAGCGCGACGTGCAGGTCGCCCGGCCCGATGAAAGCGTGGCCGAGGCCCAGGACCGTCTGACCGAACACGGCATCAAGGCGCTGCCGGTGATCGACCGGCATCGACAGGTCGTCGGCATTGTGACCGCCGCCGACCTGCGTCTGAACCCCGAGGGCGCCCCCAGCGCCATGCGAGAGTCTTCCGCGCCCGTGGCCGCACGCATGACGCGGCAGGTGCGCGTCGTCTCGCAAACGCGGCATCTCTCCGAACTGATCCCGCTGTTCGCCAGCAGCGGCCATCACCATCTGCCGGTCATCGACGCGTCGGCGCGGCTCACCGGCATGATCACGCAAAGCGACGTGATGCGGGCGCTGCATCGCACCCCGGTGACCCTGCTTACTTCGCCTCCTTCAGCATGATCTGGATCTGCGCATCCGACGGCACGCCGATCATCATGTCGGCGCGGCCATCCGTCTTGCGCCACACGACCACCGGCACGCCGAACAGCTTCTGGCCGTTGTAGATCGCCAGATTGGCAGCCAGCTCCGCCTGAACCTTGGCCGTGATGGAAGCCGCGGGCTCGATACCTCCGCCCGGCTGGCCGTTGGCCGCGAAGTCGTAGTCGTTCTCGTTTTTCTGGAACGCCTGCAAGGGATCGGGCGACTGCAGGATGGCTGCCGCCTTGGGCAGGCTGCTTGCGGTGAGCATGCCCAGCGGAATCCAGCGGAACTGCACATCGGTCTTGCCCACCAGGCCGCGCAGTTTTTTATACAGCTCATGGCAGAACGGGCAGTTCGGATCGAAAAAAATGTACAGCGCACGCTCACCCTTGCCTTCGGCGATGTAGGTGGCCTTGCCGATTTGTGCCAGCACGCCTTCAGCCTGCCGGGCGCTCTGCGCCTGGGCTGCGGGCCAGGCGGCGAGGCATGCGACCGCGCCGAGGCCGCGCAGAACCTGACGACGATGCAACGACGGATGTGAAGCCATGCGGGTCTCCCTGTTGTGGAAATGGATCAACGCTCTCAATAATGCCGCAGAACACGCCTTTCGGCACTCCCGACCACGATGACCCTGACCCTGCCTGAGACCTGCGCCGCCTGGTCGCAGCCCGACTTCGGCACTGTGCTGCTGACCGAATTGCGGCAGACCGGCGCCCTGCCCGGGCTGCTGCAACAAGGCTTGAGCCGAGGCAGCCACGCCTTGACCGACGACGTCGCCCTGCTGGTGTTGCAGCGCAGAGAGCAAGGCGATGCCCTCCAGGTGAAAGCCGGTCTGAGCTATTTCAGCATCATCCCCGGCTGCGCCTGCGAGGCCGATCCGACCCCGATGAGCGAGCTGCCCGAGTATGTCGAACTGGGCATCGCCATCCGGCGGTCAGACGCCGTCGCCACGCTGGTCCTGCTCGACGATTGACGCGCCGAGCCTCCGCCAGACGACGGGCTGCGCCACGCCCCTGAGAAAACGCCGGGCCGCCCCAAGTTTTCTCATCCCCCGCGGGCCTGACGCGAACCAGCGCACTCTCAGGGCGCCAAACGCCTGACCCCCCAGCGCCCTTCGCCCTGCAGCGTGTAGGCCAGGCGGTCGTGCAGACGCGAGGGCCGCCCCTGCCAGAACTCCCAGGCATCGGGCAGCAGACGATAGCCTCCCCAGTGCGGCGGGCGGGGCGGGTTCACGCCATAGCGCAGACCGAATTCGGCAGCGCGCTTGAGCAAAGTGCCGCGACCCTCGATCGGCGCACTCTGCGGTGAAGCCCAGGCGCCGAGGCGCGAGGCCAGCGGACGGCTGGCGAAGTAGGCGTCGGACTCGTCGGCATCGACCTTTTCCACCCGGCCCTCGATGCGCACCACACGCTCGAGTTCCACCCAGTGGAACTGCAGCGCCGCGAAGGGATGTTCCGCAAGCTCCCGGCCCTTGCGGCTGGCATAGTTGGTGTACCAGACGATGCCCCGCGTATCGACCTGCTTGATCAGCACCACGCGGGTGGACGGGCGCCCGCCTTCGCCCACCGTGGCCAGGGTCATGGCATTGGGCTCGGGCACCTGGGCGTCCATCGCCTGTTGCAGCCAGTGCTCGAACTGCCTGAAGGGATCGGCGTCGGCATGCGCCTCGTCGAGTTCGGCCCTCGAATAATCCTTGCGCAAATCGGTCAGTGATTTCATGCATGCAGTATAGAAATGGCCTCCAAATGCCGATGGAGGTGACCACGGTCACACTCATGTATCAAAATTTTTCAATGTTGCGTTCGATCAATATCTGCCGCTCGCGTCGCGCCCACAATGCCGTACCGTTTTTCTCAACTATTGACCGCCATGTCCACCGCACCCACCCCTCAGCCCGCCGAAACGGCGCACGCCAGCAGCTGGCTGGCGCACTTCCCCATCACCTTGTTCGCCACGGTGATGGGCACGTCCGGTCTGGCGATCGCCTGGCACAAGTCGGCGCAGGTGCTGTCCATGCCGCACGGTGTGGGCATCGGCCTGAGCTATGTCGCGCTGACTCTTTTTGCCGTGCTGCTGCTGGGCTACGCGGCCAAGGTGGCGCGGCACTACGGTGAGTTCAAGGCGGAGTTCGGCCATCCGGTGCGCGTGAGCTTCTTTCCGGCCATTTCCATCAGCGCCATTCTGCTGTCCATCGCCTTTCTGCATGTGCTGCCGGGGCTGTCGTGGGCGCTCTGGTGGACTGGGGTGGCGCTGCACCTGATTTTCACCGTGGTCATCATGTCATCGTGGATCCATCACACGCATTACCAGATCCAGCATTCCACGCCGGCCTGGTTCATCCCGGTGGTGGGCAACATCCTGGTGCCCATTGCAGGCATGACGCACGGCTCGCCCGAGATCTCCTGGTTCTTCTTCAGCGTCGGCCTGGTGTTCTGGATCGTGTTGCTGACGGTGATGATGAACCGCTTCTTCTTCCATCCGCCCGTGCCCACCAAACTGCTGCCCACGCTGTTCATCCTGATCGCGCCACCGGCCGTGGGCTTTCTCTCCTATCTGGCGCTCGATGGCGGCGTGGTCGACAGCTTCGCACGGGTGCTGTTCTATGTGGCGCTGTTCACCACCTTGCTGCTGTTCTATCAATTGCCGCAGTTCCGCAAGGTGCCGTTCTTCATGTCGTGGTGGGCCTATTCCTTCCCGATGGCGGCGATCACCATCGCCTCGCTCACCATGGGCAGCAAGATCGGCAGCGGCTTTCTCATGGGCCTGGGCGGCGCGCTGCTGGCCGTGACCACCGCGCTCATCGCCCTGCTCGCGGTGCTCACGGTCAGGGCCATCGCGGCCGGCAAGGTGTTCATCCCGGAATAAGGCCGAATCGTCGCCGCACCGAAAAGCCCGGTCCGCCGGGTTTTTTGCATCAGGAGGTACAAGCCACCGGGAGGCCTTGGGGTATCTGCGGTTTACACGCGCCGCGGGCCTGCCTATCGTGAAGGGTGAAAGGCGAAAGTGCCCCCCAAGGAGGATGTTGTGCTGCCCGCAAAGGTCTTCGCCCCTGAGACATCACAAGCCCAGCGCCGCTGTCGGCGGCGACTGCTGCGATGGAGCCTGGTGGCGCCGCTGGCCGGTACGGCATGGCTGTGGCAGACGATCGCCGTTCAGGCCGCCCGGGCGGCGGGCGTGGAGGCCGCAGCCGACTGGGCGGCCGATCCCGAAGCGGCGCGCGCGGCCAGACTGCTCGGGGCCATCGGTTCGGCCCATTGGGTGCAGGAGGGCACGGGGCCGCGCATCGTCTACATCTTCTTCGACCCGAATTGCCCGTTTTCGCACAAGCTCTATCTGGCCACGCGCAGCGAGGTCGGCAAGGACGGACTGCAACTGCGATGGATCCCGGTGGGGCAGCTCGAAGCCAGCAGTACGGGCAAGGCGGCGGCCATTCTCGCCGCGGCGGATCCGCTGGCCGCCTTCCATAAAAACGAGAACGACTGGGATTTCGG
It includes:
- the ubiD gene encoding 4-hydroxy-3-polyprenylbenzoate decarboxylase; this encodes MKYRDLRDFLSQLEALSLLRRTAEPVSPHLEMTAVCDALLRGGGPAVLFERPTGHAMPVLGNLFGTPQRVAMGMGAKDLSELRRIGEVLARLKEPEPPKGLKDAGELMHLVKAVWDMRPSTVSRPVCQQVVLEGDEVDLHRLPMQTCWPGDVAPLLTWGLVITRGPQDVPRPRKRQNLGIYRQQRIGRRQLIMRWLTHRGGALDFREFALAHPGQPFPVAVALGADPATTLGAVTPVPDTLSEYQFAGLLRGARTEVARCVGLDLQVPASAEIVLEGHLPPAEPGWRGESETGVPLMEKNGYLHALEGPFGDHTGYYNEQDWFPVFEVQRITHRDQPIYHSTYTGKPPDEPAVLGVALNEVFVPILQKQYPEIVDFYLPPEGCSYRLAVVSIRKAYAGHAKRVMFGIWGFLRQFLYTKFIVVTDADVNIRDWNDVIWAITTRMDPVRDTLLVDNTPIDYLDFASPQSGLGGKMGLDATHKWPGETQREWGRAIVPDEAVKARMQSLIDTLSAQPPP
- a CDS encoding SLAC1 anion channel family protein, with the protein product MSTAPTPQPAETAHASSWLAHFPITLFATVMGTSGLAIAWHKSAQVLSMPHGVGIGLSYVALTLFAVLLLGYAAKVARHYGEFKAEFGHPVRVSFFPAISISAILLSIAFLHVLPGLSWALWWTGVALHLIFTVVIMSSWIHHTHYQIQHSTPAWFIPVVGNILVPIAGMTHGSPEISWFFFSVGLVFWIVLLTVMMNRFFFHPPVPTKLLPTLFILIAPPAVGFLSYLALDGGVVDSFARVLFYVALFTTLLLFYQLPQFRKVPFFMSWWAYSFPMAAITIASLTMGSKIGSGFLMGLGGALLAVTTALIALLAVLTVRAIAAGKVFIPE
- a CDS encoding lytic transglycosylase domain-containing protein, with translation MQSSLPRARRLVGGFWELTHQTLMMVGLFVVAGGAYLYFQPKAMSTLDRGLTQWVMARKTATDELQALAQKPADVLLPVAQAAPLPSSALPALTLQQRTVSNWLARRYSIAPNAMAQLVSAAWTVGRQEKLDPLLILAVMAVESSFNPYAASSVGATGLMQVMAGVHRDKFAPFGGPQASIDPLANMRVGALVLRDAISRGGSVRVGLRYYVGATTDANEGGYADKVLAEQEQLERVAGLPPKAAAPMTASAGHVVSPQALSAVAKSTVATEPSTALQKHASLT
- a CDS encoding thioredoxin fold domain-containing protein, whose amino-acid sequence is MASHPSLHRRQVLRGLGAVACLAAWPAAQAQSARQAEGVLAQIGKATYIAEGKGERALYIFFDPNCPFCHELYKKLRGLVGKTDVQFRWIPLGMLTASSLPKAAAILQSPDPLQAFQKNENDYDFAANGQPGGGIEPAASITAKVQAELAANLAIYNGQKLFGVPVVVWRKTDGRADMMIGVPSDAQIQIMLKEAK
- a CDS encoding copper chaperone PCu(A)C → MTIRVFTRRQALAMIPAVLMLTSASAALAQGAGAIAVTQAQALPSIPGARNGGGFLTLVNHGKTDDKIVAASSPVCGHVELHTMSMENNVMRMREVETIPVPAGKTLRMQPGSGYHLMFMDLKAPLKVGETVPVTIKFAAGGHMEVKLKVEPRDKIASDASMPGKDMHGGMR
- the msrA gene encoding peptide-methionine (S)-S-oxide reductase MsrA, yielding MSTFALPSLPQRITLAGGCFWCLDAAYRPLRGVLRVECGYSNGTTLRPSYREVCTGQTGHAEVVRLDFDPDVLNLDTVLDVFFAMHDPTTLNRQGNDIGTQYRSGIYTHDGAQLTAVRAYVQRLRDQALFADPIVTEIAPESNYSPAESEHQDYFAHHPYQGYCAAVIAPKVDKLRRKYAALLRESA
- a CDS encoding HPP family protein, which gives rise to MSGAQTAGSPRVGWVEWLRVSVGAVLGVAAVGLLSRFVETGTGWTQAAWLVAPIGASAVIVFALPSSPLGRPWSVIGGNTLGTLMGIVSAAWIGPTWIAAGVAVGAAIALMLQARCLHPPGGAAALLAVLTHTTDWRFALMPVALNSALLVAAAWLWHAATRRPHPAPSAGAEALLPNTDDLSSAIDAAVTRYGEVLDIDRATLRNLLEEAQTQAYRQRLDAVSCADIMQRDVQVARPDESVAEAQDRLTEHGIKALPVIDRHRQVVGIVTAADLRLNPEGAPSAMRESSAPVAARMTRQVRVVSQTRHLSELIPLFASSGHHHLPVIDASARLTGMITQSDVMRALHRTPVTLLTSPPSA
- a CDS encoding thioredoxin fold domain-containing protein, with product MLPAKVFAPETSQAQRRCRRRLLRWSLVAPLAGTAWLWQTIAVQAARAAGVEAAADWAADPEAARAARLLGAIGSAHWVQEGTGPRIVYIFFDPNCPFSHKLYLATRSEVGKDGLQLRWIPVGQLEASSTGKAAAILAAADPLAAFHKNENDWDFGDSPAGGIRPLAHPAPRITAQLQANAALMRQADLHTFPVMLYRGAKGRARLFVGLLPADALATVLGSAG
- the pdxH gene encoding pyridoxamine 5'-phosphate oxidase produces the protein MKSLTDLRKDYSRAELDEAHADADPFRQFEHWLQQAMDAQVPEPNAMTLATVGEGGRPSTRVVLIKQVDTRGIVWYTNYASRKGRELAEHPFAALQFHWVELERVVRIEGRVEKVDADESDAYFASRPLASRLGAWASPQSAPIEGRGTLLKRAAEFGLRYGVNPPRPPHWGGYRLLPDAWEFWQGRPSRLHDRLAYTLQGEGRWGVRRLAP